Proteins from a genomic interval of Phalacrocorax aristotelis chromosome 3, bGulAri2.1, whole genome shotgun sequence:
- the RCOR3 gene encoding REST corepressor 3 isoform X2, translating into MPGMMEKGAELLGGKSRAAPNGTKSSSSPSNGHYSEPESGGGDSGDEHDVGMRVGAEYQARIPDFEPGATKYTDKDNGGMLVWSPYHNIPDAKLDEYIAIAKEKHGYNVEQALGMLFWHKHNIEKSLADLPNFTPFPDEWTVEDKVLFEQAFSFHGKSFHRIQQMLPDKTIASLVKYYYSWKKTRSRTSLMDRQARKLANRNNQGDSDDDVEEAHPMDGNDSDYDPKKEAKKEGNNEQPVQTSKIGLGRREYQSLQHRHHSQRSKCRPPKGMYLTQEDVIAVSCSPNAANTILRQLDMELISLKRQVQNAKQVNSALKQKMEGGIEEFKPPESNQKINARWTTEEQLLAVQGVRKYGKDFQAIADVIGNKTVGQVKNFFVNYRRRFNLEEVLQEWEAEQGTLASNGDASALGEDTKNTSNVPSGKSTDEEDEAQSTPATQCLGPSPPAQASAPAPTAPMATLNQPPPLLRPALPAAPALHRQPPPLQQQARFIQPRPTLNQPPPPLIRPANSMPPRLNPRPVLTTVSSQQPPSLIGIQTESQSTLH; encoded by the exons ATGCCGGGCATGATGGAGAAGGGAGCGGAGCTCTTGGGGGGTAAGAGCCGGGCAGCCCCCAACGGCaccaagagcagcagctccccctCCAACGGGCACTACTCGGAGCCGGAGAGCGGCGGCGGTGACAGTGGCGACGAGCACG ATGTAGGAATGAGGGTCGGAGCGGAATACCAGGCGCGCATTCCTGACTTCGAGCCCG GTGCCACAAAATATACTGATAAAGATAATGGAGGGATGCTTGTATGGTCTCCATATCATAATATTCCAGATGCCAAGT TGGATGAATATATAGcaatagcaaaggaaaaacatggaTACAATGTGGAACAG gctCTCGGCATGTTGTTCTGGCATAAACACAATATTGAGAAGTCCCTTGCGGATCTCCCTAACTTCACTCCTTTCCCTGATGAATGGACAGTTGAAGATAAAGTCCTATTTGAACAAGCATTTAGCTTCCATGGAAAGAGCTTTCACAGGATCCAGCAAATg CTTCCAGACAAGACTATTGCAAGCCTTGTAAAATATTACtattcttggaaaaaaactcGCTCTAGGACAAGTTTGATGGATCGGCAGGCTCGAAAACTAGCTAACAGAAATAATCAAGGTGACAG TGATGATGACGTAGAAGAAGCTCATCCAATGGATGGAAATGATAGTGATTATGATCccaaaaaagaagccaaaaaggAG GGCAATAATGAGCAGCCTGTTCAGACCAGCAAAATAGGTCTGGGTAGAAGAGAGTATCAGAGCTTGCAGCATCGCCACCATTCTCAGCGTTCCAAATGCCGTCCACCAAAAGGCATGTACCTGACCCAGGAAGATGTGATAGCTGTTTCCTGTAGTCCCAATGCAGCCAACACAATTCTTAGACAGCTGGATATGGAACTAATCTCGTTAAAGCGACAG GTTCAAAATGCTAAGCAAGTAAACAGTGCacttaaacagaaaatggaaggcGGGATTGAAGAATTCAAACCTCCTGAG TCTAATCAGAAAATCAATGCCCGTTGGACCACAGAAGAGCAGCTTCTTGCAGTACAAG GTGTCCGAAAATATGGTAAAGATTTTCAAGCTATTGCAGATGTAATTGGCAACAAGACTGTTGGCCAAGTGAAGAACTTCTTTGTAAACTACAGGCGTCGGTTTAACTTAGAGGAGGTATTGCAGGAATGGGAAGCGGAACAAGGAACCCTGGCTTCTAATGGTGATGCTTCTGCTTTAGGGGAGGACacaaaaaatacttctaatGTGCCATCAGGAAAGAGCACTGATGAAGAAGATGAG GCACAAAGCACTCCGGCCACTCAGTGTTTAGGCCCTTCACCTCCAGCACAGgcatctgctccagcacctaCCGCACCCATGGCAACTTTAAATCAGCCGCCCCCATTACTTCGTCCAGCacttcctgctgctcctgctctccaCCGTCAGCCTCCGCCACTTCAACAGCAGGCGCGATTTATTCAGCCAAGGCCGACTCTAAATCAGCCTCCCCCACCACTCATCCGCCCAGCTAATTCCATGCCTCCTCGTCTAAACCCAAGGCCAGTGTTAACCACGGTTAGCAGCCAGCAGCCACCCTCGCTTATTGGAATTCAGACAGAATCTCAATCCACTCtgcactga
- the RCOR3 gene encoding REST corepressor 3 isoform X1 translates to MPGMMEKGAELLGGKSRAAPNGTKSSSSPSNGHYSEPESGGGDSGDEHDVGMRVGAEYQARIPDFEPGATKYTDKDNGGMLVWSPYHNIPDAKLDEYIAIAKEKHGYNVEQALGMLFWHKHNIEKSLADLPNFTPFPDEWTVEDKVLFEQAFSFHGKSFHRIQQMLPDKTIASLVKYYYSWKKTRSRTSLMDRQARKLANRNNQGDSDDDVEEAHPMDGNDSDYDPKKEAKKEVTDSLTGNNEQPVQTSKIGLGRREYQSLQHRHHSQRSKCRPPKGMYLTQEDVIAVSCSPNAANTILRQLDMELISLKRQVQNAKQVNSALKQKMEGGIEEFKPPESNQKINARWTTEEQLLAVQGVRKYGKDFQAIADVIGNKTVGQVKNFFVNYRRRFNLEEVLQEWEAEQGTLASNGDASALGEDTKNTSNVPSGKSTDEEDEAQSTPATQCLGPSPPAQASAPAPTAPMATLNQPPPLLRPALPAAPALHRQPPPLQQQARFIQPRPTLNQPPPPLIRPANSMPPRLNPRPVLTTVSSQQPPSLIGIQTESQSTLH, encoded by the exons ATGCCGGGCATGATGGAGAAGGGAGCGGAGCTCTTGGGGGGTAAGAGCCGGGCAGCCCCCAACGGCaccaagagcagcagctccccctCCAACGGGCACTACTCGGAGCCGGAGAGCGGCGGCGGTGACAGTGGCGACGAGCACG ATGTAGGAATGAGGGTCGGAGCGGAATACCAGGCGCGCATTCCTGACTTCGAGCCCG GTGCCACAAAATATACTGATAAAGATAATGGAGGGATGCTTGTATGGTCTCCATATCATAATATTCCAGATGCCAAGT TGGATGAATATATAGcaatagcaaaggaaaaacatggaTACAATGTGGAACAG gctCTCGGCATGTTGTTCTGGCATAAACACAATATTGAGAAGTCCCTTGCGGATCTCCCTAACTTCACTCCTTTCCCTGATGAATGGACAGTTGAAGATAAAGTCCTATTTGAACAAGCATTTAGCTTCCATGGAAAGAGCTTTCACAGGATCCAGCAAATg CTTCCAGACAAGACTATTGCAAGCCTTGTAAAATATTACtattcttggaaaaaaactcGCTCTAGGACAAGTTTGATGGATCGGCAGGCTCGAAAACTAGCTAACAGAAATAATCAAGGTGACAG TGATGATGACGTAGAAGAAGCTCATCCAATGGATGGAAATGATAGTGATTATGATCccaaaaaagaagccaaaaaggAGGTAACAGATAGCTTAACG GGCAATAATGAGCAGCCTGTTCAGACCAGCAAAATAGGTCTGGGTAGAAGAGAGTATCAGAGCTTGCAGCATCGCCACCATTCTCAGCGTTCCAAATGCCGTCCACCAAAAGGCATGTACCTGACCCAGGAAGATGTGATAGCTGTTTCCTGTAGTCCCAATGCAGCCAACACAATTCTTAGACAGCTGGATATGGAACTAATCTCGTTAAAGCGACAG GTTCAAAATGCTAAGCAAGTAAACAGTGCacttaaacagaaaatggaaggcGGGATTGAAGAATTCAAACCTCCTGAG TCTAATCAGAAAATCAATGCCCGTTGGACCACAGAAGAGCAGCTTCTTGCAGTACAAG GTGTCCGAAAATATGGTAAAGATTTTCAAGCTATTGCAGATGTAATTGGCAACAAGACTGTTGGCCAAGTGAAGAACTTCTTTGTAAACTACAGGCGTCGGTTTAACTTAGAGGAGGTATTGCAGGAATGGGAAGCGGAACAAGGAACCCTGGCTTCTAATGGTGATGCTTCTGCTTTAGGGGAGGACacaaaaaatacttctaatGTGCCATCAGGAAAGAGCACTGATGAAGAAGATGAG GCACAAAGCACTCCGGCCACTCAGTGTTTAGGCCCTTCACCTCCAGCACAGgcatctgctccagcacctaCCGCACCCATGGCAACTTTAAATCAGCCGCCCCCATTACTTCGTCCAGCacttcctgctgctcctgctctccaCCGTCAGCCTCCGCCACTTCAACAGCAGGCGCGATTTATTCAGCCAAGGCCGACTCTAAATCAGCCTCCCCCACCACTCATCCGCCCAGCTAATTCCATGCCTCCTCGTCTAAACCCAAGGCCAGTGTTAACCACGGTTAGCAGCCAGCAGCCACCCTCGCTTATTGGAATTCAGACAGAATCTCAATCCACTCtgcactga
- the RCOR3 gene encoding REST corepressor 3 isoform X5: protein MLFWHKHNIEKSLADLPNFTPFPDEWTVEDKVLFEQAFSFHGKSFHRIQQMLPDKTIASLVKYYYSWKKTRSRTSLMDRQARKLANRNNQGDSDDDVEEAHPMDGNDSDYDPKKEAKKEGNNEQPVQTSKIGLGRREYQSLQHRHHSQRSKCRPPKGMYLTQEDVIAVSCSPNAANTILRQLDMELISLKRQVQNAKQVNSALKQKMEGGIEEFKPPESNQKINARWTTEEQLLAVQGVRKYGKDFQAIADVIGNKTVGQVKNFFVNYRRRFNLEEVLQEWEAEQGTLASNGDASALGEDTKNTSNVPSGKSTDEEDEAQSTPATQCLGPSPPAQASAPAPTAPMATLNQPPPLLRPALPAAPALHRQPPPLQQQARFIQPRPTLNQPPPPLIRPANSMPPRLNPRPVLTTVSSQQPPSLIGIQTESQSTLH from the exons ATGTTGTTCTGGCATAAACACAATATTGAGAAGTCCCTTGCGGATCTCCCTAACTTCACTCCTTTCCCTGATGAATGGACAGTTGAAGATAAAGTCCTATTTGAACAAGCATTTAGCTTCCATGGAAAGAGCTTTCACAGGATCCAGCAAATg CTTCCAGACAAGACTATTGCAAGCCTTGTAAAATATTACtattcttggaaaaaaactcGCTCTAGGACAAGTTTGATGGATCGGCAGGCTCGAAAACTAGCTAACAGAAATAATCAAGGTGACAG TGATGATGACGTAGAAGAAGCTCATCCAATGGATGGAAATGATAGTGATTATGATCccaaaaaagaagccaaaaaggAG GGCAATAATGAGCAGCCTGTTCAGACCAGCAAAATAGGTCTGGGTAGAAGAGAGTATCAGAGCTTGCAGCATCGCCACCATTCTCAGCGTTCCAAATGCCGTCCACCAAAAGGCATGTACCTGACCCAGGAAGATGTGATAGCTGTTTCCTGTAGTCCCAATGCAGCCAACACAATTCTTAGACAGCTGGATATGGAACTAATCTCGTTAAAGCGACAG GTTCAAAATGCTAAGCAAGTAAACAGTGCacttaaacagaaaatggaaggcGGGATTGAAGAATTCAAACCTCCTGAG TCTAATCAGAAAATCAATGCCCGTTGGACCACAGAAGAGCAGCTTCTTGCAGTACAAG GTGTCCGAAAATATGGTAAAGATTTTCAAGCTATTGCAGATGTAATTGGCAACAAGACTGTTGGCCAAGTGAAGAACTTCTTTGTAAACTACAGGCGTCGGTTTAACTTAGAGGAGGTATTGCAGGAATGGGAAGCGGAACAAGGAACCCTGGCTTCTAATGGTGATGCTTCTGCTTTAGGGGAGGACacaaaaaatacttctaatGTGCCATCAGGAAAGAGCACTGATGAAGAAGATGAG GCACAAAGCACTCCGGCCACTCAGTGTTTAGGCCCTTCACCTCCAGCACAGgcatctgctccagcacctaCCGCACCCATGGCAACTTTAAATCAGCCGCCCCCATTACTTCGTCCAGCacttcctgctgctcctgctctccaCCGTCAGCCTCCGCCACTTCAACAGCAGGCGCGATTTATTCAGCCAAGGCCGACTCTAAATCAGCCTCCCCCACCACTCATCCGCCCAGCTAATTCCATGCCTCCTCGTCTAAACCCAAGGCCAGTGTTAACCACGGTTAGCAGCCAGCAGCCACCCTCGCTTATTGGAATTCAGACAGAATCTCAATCCACTCtgcactga
- the RCOR3 gene encoding REST corepressor 3 isoform X4: MPGMMEKGAELLGGKSRAAPNGTKSSSSPSNGHYSEPESGGGDSGDEHDVGMRVGAEYQARIPDFEPGATKYTDKDNGGMLVWSPYHNIPDAKLDEYIAIAKEKHGYNVEQALGMLFWHKHNIEKSLADLPNFTPFPDEWTVEDKVLFEQAFSFHGKSFHRIQQMLPDKTIASLVKYYYSWKKTRSRTSLMDRQARKLANRNNQGDSDDDVEEAHPMDGNDSDYDPKKEAKKEVTDSLTGNNEQPVQTSKIGLGRREYQSLQHRHHSQRSKCRPPKGMYLTQEDVIAVSCSPNAANTILRQLDMELISLKRQVQNAKQVNSALKQKMEGGIEEFKPPESNQKINARWTTEEQLLAVQGTKHSGHSVFRPFTSSTGICSSTYRTHGNFKSAAPITSSSTSCCSCSPPSASATSTAGAIYSAKADSKSASPTTHPPS, translated from the exons ATGCCGGGCATGATGGAGAAGGGAGCGGAGCTCTTGGGGGGTAAGAGCCGGGCAGCCCCCAACGGCaccaagagcagcagctccccctCCAACGGGCACTACTCGGAGCCGGAGAGCGGCGGCGGTGACAGTGGCGACGAGCACG ATGTAGGAATGAGGGTCGGAGCGGAATACCAGGCGCGCATTCCTGACTTCGAGCCCG GTGCCACAAAATATACTGATAAAGATAATGGAGGGATGCTTGTATGGTCTCCATATCATAATATTCCAGATGCCAAGT TGGATGAATATATAGcaatagcaaaggaaaaacatggaTACAATGTGGAACAG gctCTCGGCATGTTGTTCTGGCATAAACACAATATTGAGAAGTCCCTTGCGGATCTCCCTAACTTCACTCCTTTCCCTGATGAATGGACAGTTGAAGATAAAGTCCTATTTGAACAAGCATTTAGCTTCCATGGAAAGAGCTTTCACAGGATCCAGCAAATg CTTCCAGACAAGACTATTGCAAGCCTTGTAAAATATTACtattcttggaaaaaaactcGCTCTAGGACAAGTTTGATGGATCGGCAGGCTCGAAAACTAGCTAACAGAAATAATCAAGGTGACAG TGATGATGACGTAGAAGAAGCTCATCCAATGGATGGAAATGATAGTGATTATGATCccaaaaaagaagccaaaaaggAGGTAACAGATAGCTTAACG GGCAATAATGAGCAGCCTGTTCAGACCAGCAAAATAGGTCTGGGTAGAAGAGAGTATCAGAGCTTGCAGCATCGCCACCATTCTCAGCGTTCCAAATGCCGTCCACCAAAAGGCATGTACCTGACCCAGGAAGATGTGATAGCTGTTTCCTGTAGTCCCAATGCAGCCAACACAATTCTTAGACAGCTGGATATGGAACTAATCTCGTTAAAGCGACAG GTTCAAAATGCTAAGCAAGTAAACAGTGCacttaaacagaaaatggaaggcGGGATTGAAGAATTCAAACCTCCTGAG TCTAATCAGAAAATCAATGCCCGTTGGACCACAGAAGAGCAGCTTCTTGCAGTACAAG GCACAAAGCACTCCGGCCACTCAGTGTTTAGGCCCTTCACCTCCAGCACAGgcatctgctccagcacctaCCGCACCCATGGCAACTTTAAATCAGCCGCCCCCATTACTTCGTCCAGCacttcctgctgctcctgctctccaCCGTCAGCCTCCGCCACTTCAACAGCAGGCGCGATTTATTCAGCCAAGGCCGACTCTAAATCAGCCTCCCCCACCACTCATCCGCCCAGCTAA
- the RCOR3 gene encoding REST corepressor 3 isoform X3, whose amino-acid sequence MLFWHKHNIEKSLADLPNFTPFPDEWTVEDKVLFEQAFSFHGKSFHRIQQMLPDKTIASLVKYYYSWKKTRSRTSLMDRQARKLANRNNQGDSDDDVEEAHPMDGNDSDYDPKKEAKKEVTDSLTGNNEQPVQTSKIGLGRREYQSLQHRHHSQRSKCRPPKGMYLTQEDVIAVSCSPNAANTILRQLDMELISLKRQVQNAKQVNSALKQKMEGGIEEFKPPESNQKINARWTTEEQLLAVQGVRKYGKDFQAIADVIGNKTVGQVKNFFVNYRRRFNLEEVLQEWEAEQGTLASNGDASALGEDTKNTSNVPSGKSTDEEDEAQSTPATQCLGPSPPAQASAPAPTAPMATLNQPPPLLRPALPAAPALHRQPPPLQQQARFIQPRPTLNQPPPPLIRPANSMPPRLNPRPVLTTVSSQQPPSLIGIQTESQSTLH is encoded by the exons ATGTTGTTCTGGCATAAACACAATATTGAGAAGTCCCTTGCGGATCTCCCTAACTTCACTCCTTTCCCTGATGAATGGACAGTTGAAGATAAAGTCCTATTTGAACAAGCATTTAGCTTCCATGGAAAGAGCTTTCACAGGATCCAGCAAATg CTTCCAGACAAGACTATTGCAAGCCTTGTAAAATATTACtattcttggaaaaaaactcGCTCTAGGACAAGTTTGATGGATCGGCAGGCTCGAAAACTAGCTAACAGAAATAATCAAGGTGACAG TGATGATGACGTAGAAGAAGCTCATCCAATGGATGGAAATGATAGTGATTATGATCccaaaaaagaagccaaaaaggAGGTAACAGATAGCTTAACG GGCAATAATGAGCAGCCTGTTCAGACCAGCAAAATAGGTCTGGGTAGAAGAGAGTATCAGAGCTTGCAGCATCGCCACCATTCTCAGCGTTCCAAATGCCGTCCACCAAAAGGCATGTACCTGACCCAGGAAGATGTGATAGCTGTTTCCTGTAGTCCCAATGCAGCCAACACAATTCTTAGACAGCTGGATATGGAACTAATCTCGTTAAAGCGACAG GTTCAAAATGCTAAGCAAGTAAACAGTGCacttaaacagaaaatggaaggcGGGATTGAAGAATTCAAACCTCCTGAG TCTAATCAGAAAATCAATGCCCGTTGGACCACAGAAGAGCAGCTTCTTGCAGTACAAG GTGTCCGAAAATATGGTAAAGATTTTCAAGCTATTGCAGATGTAATTGGCAACAAGACTGTTGGCCAAGTGAAGAACTTCTTTGTAAACTACAGGCGTCGGTTTAACTTAGAGGAGGTATTGCAGGAATGGGAAGCGGAACAAGGAACCCTGGCTTCTAATGGTGATGCTTCTGCTTTAGGGGAGGACacaaaaaatacttctaatGTGCCATCAGGAAAGAGCACTGATGAAGAAGATGAG GCACAAAGCACTCCGGCCACTCAGTGTTTAGGCCCTTCACCTCCAGCACAGgcatctgctccagcacctaCCGCACCCATGGCAACTTTAAATCAGCCGCCCCCATTACTTCGTCCAGCacttcctgctgctcctgctctccaCCGTCAGCCTCCGCCACTTCAACAGCAGGCGCGATTTATTCAGCCAAGGCCGACTCTAAATCAGCCTCCCCCACCACTCATCCGCCCAGCTAATTCCATGCCTCCTCGTCTAAACCCAAGGCCAGTGTTAACCACGGTTAGCAGCCAGCAGCCACCCTCGCTTATTGGAATTCAGACAGAATCTCAATCCACTCtgcactga
- the RCOR3 gene encoding REST corepressor 3 isoform X6, whose amino-acid sequence MPGMMEKGAELLGGKSRAAPNGTKSSSSPSNGHYSEPESGGGDSGDEHDVGMRVGAEYQARIPDFEPGATKYTDKDNGGMLVWSPYHNIPDAKLDEYIAIAKEKHGYNVEQALGMLFWHKHNIEKSLADLPNFTPFPDEWTVEDKVLFEQAFSFHGKSFHRIQQMLPDKTIASLVKYYYSWKKTRSRTSLMDRQARKLANRNNQGDSDDDVEEAHPMDGNDSDYDPKKEAKKEGNNEQPVQTSKIGLGRREYQSLQHRHHSQRSKCRPPKGMYLTQEDVIAVSCSPNAANTILRQLDMELISLKRQVQNAKQVNSALKQKMEGGIEEFKPPESNQKINARWTTEEQLLAVQGTKHSGHSVFRPFTSSTGICSSTYRTHGNFKSAAPITSSSTSCCSCSPPSASATSTAGAIYSAKADSKSASPTTHPPS is encoded by the exons ATGCCGGGCATGATGGAGAAGGGAGCGGAGCTCTTGGGGGGTAAGAGCCGGGCAGCCCCCAACGGCaccaagagcagcagctccccctCCAACGGGCACTACTCGGAGCCGGAGAGCGGCGGCGGTGACAGTGGCGACGAGCACG ATGTAGGAATGAGGGTCGGAGCGGAATACCAGGCGCGCATTCCTGACTTCGAGCCCG GTGCCACAAAATATACTGATAAAGATAATGGAGGGATGCTTGTATGGTCTCCATATCATAATATTCCAGATGCCAAGT TGGATGAATATATAGcaatagcaaaggaaaaacatggaTACAATGTGGAACAG gctCTCGGCATGTTGTTCTGGCATAAACACAATATTGAGAAGTCCCTTGCGGATCTCCCTAACTTCACTCCTTTCCCTGATGAATGGACAGTTGAAGATAAAGTCCTATTTGAACAAGCATTTAGCTTCCATGGAAAGAGCTTTCACAGGATCCAGCAAATg CTTCCAGACAAGACTATTGCAAGCCTTGTAAAATATTACtattcttggaaaaaaactcGCTCTAGGACAAGTTTGATGGATCGGCAGGCTCGAAAACTAGCTAACAGAAATAATCAAGGTGACAG TGATGATGACGTAGAAGAAGCTCATCCAATGGATGGAAATGATAGTGATTATGATCccaaaaaagaagccaaaaaggAG GGCAATAATGAGCAGCCTGTTCAGACCAGCAAAATAGGTCTGGGTAGAAGAGAGTATCAGAGCTTGCAGCATCGCCACCATTCTCAGCGTTCCAAATGCCGTCCACCAAAAGGCATGTACCTGACCCAGGAAGATGTGATAGCTGTTTCCTGTAGTCCCAATGCAGCCAACACAATTCTTAGACAGCTGGATATGGAACTAATCTCGTTAAAGCGACAG GTTCAAAATGCTAAGCAAGTAAACAGTGCacttaaacagaaaatggaaggcGGGATTGAAGAATTCAAACCTCCTGAG TCTAATCAGAAAATCAATGCCCGTTGGACCACAGAAGAGCAGCTTCTTGCAGTACAAG GCACAAAGCACTCCGGCCACTCAGTGTTTAGGCCCTTCACCTCCAGCACAGgcatctgctccagcacctaCCGCACCCATGGCAACTTTAAATCAGCCGCCCCCATTACTTCGTCCAGCacttcctgctgctcctgctctccaCCGTCAGCCTCCGCCACTTCAACAGCAGGCGCGATTTATTCAGCCAAGGCCGACTCTAAATCAGCCTCCCCCACCACTCATCCGCCCAGCTAA